acatatacacatatagaTATACCGAGCGAAGGTCTCAGTTGCGCCATTCTGGCGAGAGGCACGGAGAGAGGCCTCCCGTCCCAACCCCTCCCAACGGCAGAGAATGAAAAAGCTGCTCTACAGGACCGAGGAAGAAACGGTCGTCTACGACAACGTGTTGGAGGGGCTGTACTCCCTGTACAAAACATACATCCTGGAATTGGAGAATGAGTTCAACTACTACCATTTTTACAAGCCGCTTTTAACGAGCGGGGATTTCCTGTCCAAGCCGATGATCCTGCTGCTTGGCCAGTATTCAACAGGGAAGACGACCTTTATAAAGCACCTCATAGAGAAGGAGTACTGCGGAATGAGAATAGGACCAGAGCCCACGACGGATAAGTTCGTAGCAGTGATGTATAATGAGAAGGAGCAACTCATTCCAGGGAATGCCCTCGTCAGTGATATAACGAAGCCATTTTCTCAGCTGGAAAGTTTTGGCAACAGCTTCCTCTCCAAATTGGAGTGTTCCAACACGTGTAGCGATGTGTTGAAATCGCTAACGATAATTGACACCCCTGGTGTGCTGAGCGGAATAAAGCAAATCAGTAGGGGCTACGATTTCGAGAAGGTTATATACTGGTTCGCCCAGAGAGTAGACTTAATACTCCTCATCTTTGACGCGCACAAATTGGACATCTCAGATGAGTTTAGAAGATGCATACAAGCGATAAAGGGACAAGATTCGAAGATACGAATTATTCTAAATAAGGCAGACACGATTAACACGCAGCAGCTGATGAGGGTGTACGGGTCGTTGATGTGGTCCCTAGGGATTGTAATCAACACCCCGGAAGTGAATAGAGTGTATATAGGCTCCTTTTGGGATAGGAAGCTAATGCATGATGAGAATAGAAACATTTTCGAAGAAGAAGCGTCCGATTTGTATAAGGAGTTGTCGAAGATTCCCAGAAACTCCACGATGATTCGGTTGAAcgattttattaaaaggtGTAGAACGTTGAAGGTCCACATTTATTTGCTGTCCCATTTGAGGAAAAAGCTACCCTACTTTAGGAAAAACTACATTAAGAATAAGCTAATAAAAACTTTGGATAAGGTATACGAAGAAGTGGCGAAGGATTACAACTTACCTCTGGGTGATTTCCCCAATGTTCAATTCATGAGAGAGAAGCTACACGATATTGACTGGTTAAGCATTCCAAAGCTGGACTTGAAAAAGATCGAGCGAATTAATAAAGTGTTAAATGTGCATATCCCCCAA
Above is a window of Plasmodium vivax chromosome 8, whole genome shotgun sequence DNA encoding:
- a CDS encoding EH (for Eps15 Homology) domain containing protein (encoded by transcript PVX_119335A), which produces MKKLLYRTEEETVVYDNVLEGLYSLYKTYILELENEFNYYHFYKPLLTSGDFLSKPMILLLGQYSTGKTTFIKHLIEKEYCGMRIGPEPTTDKFVAVMYNEKEQLIPGNALVSDITKPFSQLESFGNSFLSKLECSNTCSDVLKSLTIIDTPGVLSGIKQISRGYDFEKVIYWFAQRVDLILLIFDAHKLDISDEFRRCIQAIKGQDSKIRIILNKADTINTQQLMRVYGSLMWSLGIVINTPEVNRVYIGSFWDRKLMHDENRNIFEEEASDLYKELSKIPRNSTMIRLNDFIKRCRTLKVHIYLLSHLRKKLPYFRKNYIKNKLIKTLDKVYEEVAKDYNLPLGDFPNVQFMREKLHDIDWLSIPKLDLKKIERINKVLNVHIPQLLEMIPKESFNIEQSRYETQEGTIVENKLTPFLELTSGEIPMWVKQKYLLSPIDTSKYSDDFYKLGPNDFGKLSGEQVKPDLIKSKLPSSVLHKIWNLADITKDGYLDLFEYSLARHFIEMKAEGFDLPSKVPKDIINAHEY